In Sutterella faecalis, a genomic segment contains:
- a CDS encoding HNH endonuclease, translated as MPLLSLCSYPGCRHPVPRGEKYCDKHKGAGTRREQLQKKERWERRFRKKGSSAARGYGARWRRLRERFLSEHPLCAECLKQGRAVPATDVDHIRPHKGNEDLMWDEENLQALCHACHSRKTAAEDGGFGNLTTSSRRKESCWPEFAAKSEKQRLG; from the coding sequence ATGCCGCTGCTGTCTCTCTGCTCCTATCCAGGCTGTCGGCACCCGGTGCCGCGCGGCGAGAAGTACTGCGACAAGCACAAGGGAGCCGGAACCAGGCGCGAGCAGTTGCAGAAGAAGGAGCGCTGGGAACGGCGCTTCCGGAAGAAAGGCTCGTCGGCGGCCAGAGGCTATGGTGCTCGCTGGAGGAGACTTCGCGAGCGCTTTCTTTCAGAACACCCTCTTTGCGCGGAGTGTCTGAAGCAGGGGCGCGCGGTGCCCGCTACGGACGTTGACCACATCAGACCGCACAAGGGCAATGAAGATCTTATGTGGGATGAAGAGAACCTTCAGGCCCTCTGCCACGCCTGCCACAGTCGGAAGACTGCGGCAGAGGATGGCGGTTTTGGAAATCTCACGACTTCTTCAAGGCGGAAAGAATCCTGCTGGCCTGAATTTGCGGCGAAATCAGAAAAGCAACGATTAGGTTGA
- a CDS encoding DUF4145 domain-containing protein: MKYDEPTFEKSSFTCPHCGVKAEMYWTQARARWGVTIGPPHADFFPRETIAVAQCRDCDNLSVWIDKKMVYPTRHGIEPHDDMPEDAKALFLEAQDVLGASPRSSCALLRLSLELLVERLGGTGNNLYERIESLKLPPDLAEVFKACRLIGNQAAHPGVIQFDSSQGAELANTLSGFINLIVAFLISPQIQASRILSALKKS; this comes from the coding sequence ATGAAGTACGACGAACCAACATTCGAAAAAAGCTCCTTTACCTGCCCTCATTGCGGCGTAAAGGCGGAGATGTACTGGACCCAGGCTCGGGCTCGTTGGGGTGTAACGATTGGGCCCCCCCATGCTGACTTTTTCCCAAGGGAAACTATTGCAGTAGCTCAATGCCGTGACTGTGACAATCTTTCTGTTTGGATAGATAAGAAAATGGTCTATCCAACGCGCCATGGAATCGAGCCTCATGACGATATGCCAGAAGATGCAAAAGCTCTTTTCCTCGAAGCTCAAGACGTACTTGGCGCCTCACCGAGATCTTCATGCGCCCTTCTTCGACTTTCTCTAGAGCTACTCGTTGAGCGTTTAGGAGGGACAGGAAACAACCTTTACGAACGAATCGAAAGCCTGAAATTGCCGCCAGATCTAGCGGAAGTATTCAAGGCCTGCAGACTCATTGGCAATCAAGCCGCACACCCGGGAGTGATTCAATTTGATTCCTCTCAAGGCGCTGAACTTGCGAATACCCTGTCTGGCTTCATCAACCTAATCGTTGCTTTTCTGATTTCGCCGCAAATTCAGGCCAGCAGGATTCTTTCCGCCTTGAAGAAGTCGTGA
- a CDS encoding phage terminase small subunit P27 family, whose product MPGGRPRKPDSVKAAQGTLQPCRSLEKLAATTTPELAPTPPVGLTKEARAAWKIAVEYAPKGLLVATDFTVLERWARNYALYRKLAKAVDHDGTTITVLKADGSTELKLHPNVKSLVAVQGVLAACERELGFTPASRARVRPAQAEEEEKDDFEDF is encoded by the coding sequence ATGCCCGGCGGAAGACCCAGAAAACCGGATTCGGTAAAGGCCGCCCAGGGCACTCTTCAGCCCTGTCGGTCGCTTGAAAAACTGGCTGCGACGACGACGCCTGAGCTGGCCCCTACCCCACCGGTTGGGCTGACGAAAGAGGCGCGGGCGGCGTGGAAGATTGCGGTCGAGTACGCGCCGAAAGGCCTGCTCGTCGCTACTGACTTCACGGTGCTGGAGCGGTGGGCGAGGAACTATGCGCTTTACCGGAAGCTTGCAAAAGCGGTTGATCATGACGGGACGACCATCACGGTACTGAAGGCTGACGGCTCTACGGAGCTCAAGCTGCATCCGAACGTGAAGAGTCTGGTCGCCGTGCAGGGGGTCCTTGCGGCGTGTGAGCGAGAGCTGGGGTTTACGCCTGCCTCGCGCGCGCGTGTGAGACCCGCTCAAGCGGAAGAGGAAGAGAAGGATGACTTCGAAGACTTTTAA
- a CDS encoding terminase large subunit gives MTAKKIRDYCAIAADYTARVLDGSQLACKWVKLACQRQRDDLKRWKEDGPFVWDPEAASRVCRFIELLTHTKGELAGQRIKLEPWQVFILTTAFGWRRREDGGRRFRRVYIEVARGNGKSCLSSGVALYCLVADNEPGAEVYSFATTRDQAKIIFGDAKRMAETNLPLRKRFGLEVLANALYVPSTGSTFQAKSAEGSTLDGLNTHLAVVDELHAHKTRAVYDVVETSLGKRRSSLLWCITTAGFDTSGICYEVRTMSTRVLERQAVDETQFAIIYTADEEDNWTTLEALEKANPNWGVSVRPEMILSLLAKAKALPSAINNFKTKHLDIWCSASNAWMDMGAWAQCEDHSLRLEDFEGERCIIGLDLGSKNDMTAKVKVFPIETDGPTRYAVFCDFYLPERAVENAVNSQYSGWAEEGLLHVTPGAMTDLNVVEEDLREDLSRFNVEAVVYDPWQATQMATTLSEDDAPMVECRMTVQNMSDPMKSVEALVLDRRLLHDGNPILTWMMGNVVAKLDAKDNIFPRKERYEQKIDGVIALIMAMGNALADDNDDFKGFVESGQETFFEW, from the coding sequence ATGACTGCAAAGAAGATTCGCGATTACTGTGCTATCGCGGCGGACTACACCGCGCGCGTGCTTGACGGAAGTCAGCTCGCATGCAAGTGGGTCAAGCTGGCGTGCCAGAGGCAGCGCGATGACTTAAAGCGATGGAAAGAGGACGGGCCTTTCGTATGGGACCCGGAGGCGGCATCAAGGGTGTGTCGCTTTATTGAACTCCTGACCCATACGAAAGGGGAACTCGCCGGACAGCGCATCAAGCTCGAGCCGTGGCAGGTGTTCATCCTGACGACGGCATTCGGTTGGAGGCGCAGAGAGGACGGCGGCCGGAGGTTTCGGCGCGTCTACATTGAGGTCGCGCGCGGGAACGGCAAAAGCTGTCTGTCGAGCGGCGTAGCGCTCTATTGCCTTGTGGCGGATAACGAGCCCGGCGCCGAGGTGTATTCCTTTGCGACGACGCGCGATCAGGCGAAGATTATCTTCGGCGATGCGAAGCGCATGGCCGAGACGAATCTGCCGCTGAGGAAACGATTCGGCCTTGAGGTCCTCGCTAATGCGCTTTATGTGCCGAGCACGGGGAGCACGTTTCAGGCGAAGTCCGCAGAAGGCTCTACGCTCGACGGCTTGAATACGCATCTGGCGGTCGTTGACGAGCTCCATGCGCATAAGACCAGAGCGGTCTATGACGTGGTTGAAACGTCTCTCGGCAAGCGTCGGAGCTCGCTTCTGTGGTGCATCACCACCGCGGGGTTCGATACATCGGGCATTTGCTACGAAGTCCGAACGATGAGCACGCGGGTGCTCGAGCGCCAGGCGGTAGACGAGACGCAGTTCGCGATCATCTACACGGCGGACGAGGAAGACAACTGGACTACGCTTGAGGCGTTGGAGAAGGCAAATCCGAATTGGGGCGTGAGCGTTCGTCCGGAAATGATTTTGTCGCTTCTCGCAAAAGCGAAGGCGCTGCCATCAGCTATCAACAACTTCAAGACGAAGCACCTTGATATCTGGTGTTCGGCGTCGAACGCGTGGATGGATATGGGAGCGTGGGCGCAGTGTGAAGACCACAGCCTGCGGCTAGAGGACTTTGAGGGCGAGCGATGCATCATCGGGCTTGACTTAGGCTCGAAGAACGACATGACCGCTAAGGTCAAAGTTTTTCCGATCGAAACTGACGGCCCTACCAGGTACGCGGTTTTCTGTGACTTCTACCTTCCGGAGAGAGCGGTAGAAAACGCTGTCAACTCTCAGTATTCCGGATGGGCCGAAGAAGGCCTTCTCCATGTCACTCCCGGCGCGATGACGGATCTGAACGTCGTCGAAGAGGATCTGAGGGAAGACCTCAGCAGATTTAATGTCGAAGCCGTGGTTTATGACCCATGGCAAGCGACGCAAATGGCGACGACGCTTTCTGAGGATGACGCGCCCATGGTCGAGTGCCGCATGACGGTACAGAACATGAGCGACCCGATGAAAAGCGTGGAGGCGCTGGTACTGGACCGCCGGCTTTTGCATGACGGCAACCCGATTCTGACGTGGATGATGGGGAACGTCGTGGCCAAGCTGGACGCGAAGGACAACATCTTTCCGCGGAAGGAAAGGTACGAGCAAAAGATCGACGGCGTGATTGCGCTCATCATGGCGATGGGAAATGCGCTCGCCGACGATAACGACGACTTCAAGGGTTTTGTGGAGTCGGGTCAGGAAACTTTCTTTGAGTGGTGA
- a CDS encoding phage portal protein, producing MFVRRLVSWVTGWGGPLGTASGQQLGLPLAPIIDQTKLTPPDAALQISAVFACVEILAQTISTLPLYVYRDKGGVRVPDKMSRLWLLLHESPNRWMTPSEFLSAMVVNRMLRGNAYALIERDSAGEPIALVPLSPDQMEVSVVEGGEVYVYYQDGDITALAPENVIHWKGLGNGFLGLSKLDFMRATTNEAIRAQDNANSLYGKGSKPTGVLQTDSKLSAEQVTALMTRFQTSMTSSGGGLIIADRGLKYSQMSLSPADAQLLETRRFTIEEICRWFGVPGVLVGTTGQTTWGSGIEQIVSGFHKFTIGPLCKQLEQVLERRLKNYEPITIEFKMDGLLRTDPASRAAFYSTMSQNGAMTRNEIRRLENLPPVEGGDELTAQSNLVPLRKLGQVQPASSPINGEPVRQ from the coding sequence ATGTTTGTAAGGCGACTTGTCAGCTGGGTGACCGGGTGGGGAGGGCCGCTCGGCACCGCGTCCGGGCAGCAGCTTGGCCTGCCGCTGGCGCCGATTATTGACCAGACGAAGCTAACGCCGCCCGATGCGGCGCTGCAGATTTCGGCGGTCTTTGCGTGCGTAGAGATTCTCGCGCAGACGATTTCGACGCTTCCGCTCTACGTCTACCGGGACAAGGGCGGGGTGCGGGTGCCGGACAAGATGAGCCGGCTGTGGCTGTTGCTGCACGAAAGTCCGAATCGGTGGATGACGCCGTCGGAGTTTCTTTCGGCGATGGTTGTCAATCGCATGCTTCGCGGGAATGCCTATGCGCTCATTGAGCGCGATAGCGCCGGGGAGCCGATCGCGCTGGTCCCGCTGTCTCCAGATCAGATGGAAGTTTCAGTCGTCGAAGGCGGCGAGGTTTACGTTTACTACCAGGATGGCGACATCACGGCGCTTGCGCCTGAGAACGTCATTCACTGGAAAGGCCTCGGCAATGGGTTCCTCGGGCTCTCGAAGCTGGACTTCATGCGAGCAACGACGAACGAGGCGATCCGGGCGCAGGACAACGCGAATTCGTTGTATGGGAAAGGCTCGAAGCCAACGGGCGTGCTGCAGACGGACTCAAAGCTGAGTGCGGAGCAGGTTACCGCGCTGATGACGCGTTTTCAGACGAGCATGACTTCGTCCGGGGGCGGTCTGATCATCGCGGACCGCGGGCTCAAGTATTCCCAGATGTCGCTTTCGCCGGCTGATGCGCAGCTCCTCGAGACGCGGCGCTTCACGATAGAAGAGATCTGCCGGTGGTTCGGGGTGCCCGGCGTACTTGTCGGAACAACGGGGCAGACGACATGGGGCTCCGGCATTGAGCAGATCGTTTCGGGGTTCCACAAATTCACGATCGGGCCGCTTTGCAAGCAGCTCGAGCAGGTACTTGAGCGAAGGCTGAAGAACTACGAACCGATCACGATCGAGTTCAAGATGGATGGGCTTCTCCGGACGGACCCGGCGAGCAGAGCGGCCTTCTACTCGACGATGAGCCAGAACGGGGCGATGACGCGAAACGAAATCAGGCGCCTGGAAAACCTCCCGCCGGTAGAAGGCGGGGATGAGCTCACGGCGCAGAGCAACCTGGTGCCGCTCCGGAAGCTCGGGCAAGTACAGCCGGCGTCTTCGCCGATCAATGGTGAACCCGTGAGGCAGTAA
- a CDS encoding HK97 family phage prohead protease: MGKEFKSIELKDVDLKFEGGELRKFSGYASVFNGDDSYHDTILPGAFKDSLAKYGLPKMFYGHQWGLPIGKWTSAVEDEKGLRVEGELTPGNPQADAVLAALKHGTVDGLSIGFSMRGGAQDEKKEGGRVIKSVGRLFEISVVSFPADGAARITEVRSEDLDEIESIRDLEGFLRDAGGFSKSAATALVAKARKLFKDQRESEADEEKATTELLERIRKLEKSIGE; encoded by the coding sequence ATGGGAAAGGAATTCAAGAGCATTGAGCTCAAGGATGTCGACCTGAAGTTCGAAGGTGGAGAGCTGCGGAAGTTCAGCGGCTACGCCTCGGTCTTCAATGGTGACGACAGCTATCACGACACGATTCTTCCGGGTGCGTTCAAGGACTCGCTCGCGAAGTACGGTCTGCCGAAGATGTTTTACGGCCACCAGTGGGGACTTCCTATCGGGAAGTGGACCTCGGCGGTAGAGGATGAAAAGGGCCTGCGTGTTGAGGGCGAACTTACCCCTGGGAACCCGCAGGCGGACGCGGTGCTCGCGGCCCTGAAGCACGGAACGGTTGACGGCCTTTCTATCGGCTTCAGCATGCGCGGCGGCGCTCAGGATGAGAAGAAGGAAGGTGGCCGGGTGATCAAGTCCGTCGGACGCCTCTTCGAGATCTCTGTCGTGAGCTTCCCGGCGGACGGCGCGGCCCGCATCACGGAAGTCAGGTCTGAAGACCTGGATGAAATCGAAAGTATCAGAGACCTCGAAGGTTTCCTGCGGGATGCAGGCGGCTTTTCGAAGTCTGCCGCGACGGCTCTCGTCGCAAAAGCCAGAAAGCTCTTCAAGGATCAGAGGGAGTCTGAAGCCGACGAGGAGAAGGCGACCACGGAGCTTCTTGAACGGATCAGGAAGCTTGAAAAATCCATTGGAGAATAA
- a CDS encoding phage major capsid protein, with amino-acid sequence MEFKEVLDALDKIEGKMSETAASNKERLDELGEQQRKFANQLLDLQQKGVKVQGEKTEAKSAGDQFIAADGFKAFAAGSTQKTRVELSETFAKSEPTVLNPITTPTGGIIQAYRRPGIMPGAFRPLTIEGLFPSLPISTNSFEYVKERDDGFANGAAFVAEAAQKPFGSTSFETVTGTVKTIAHLARVSKQLMADGPALVAYINQRLVYGVDLVVEDQLISGDGTNQNLTGIFTTGNFTPHGATTADLPAKNATLFDLILFAKTKVEKAFFRPNIILLNPVNWSQMLMEKNASGDYYLGHPASVAPKTLWGLPIWTTPAIPQGKFMVGDFTQAATLWTRQGMTVELFEQDVDNVQKNLVTIRAERRLGFGIERVSALVGGDLALPAAAGATGK; translated from the coding sequence ATGGAATTCAAAGAAGTACTGGACGCCCTCGACAAGATCGAAGGCAAGATGTCTGAAACCGCCGCTTCGAACAAGGAGCGCCTGGACGAGCTCGGCGAACAGCAGAGGAAGTTTGCGAACCAGCTCCTCGATCTTCAGCAGAAGGGGGTGAAGGTTCAGGGCGAAAAGACGGAAGCAAAGTCCGCGGGCGATCAGTTCATTGCCGCCGACGGCTTCAAGGCGTTTGCCGCAGGCTCCACGCAGAAAACTCGCGTCGAGCTTTCGGAGACCTTTGCCAAATCTGAGCCGACTGTGCTCAACCCGATCACGACTCCGACCGGCGGCATCATCCAGGCGTACCGTCGCCCCGGCATCATGCCCGGCGCTTTCCGCCCGCTCACGATCGAAGGCCTCTTCCCGTCGCTTCCGATTTCGACGAACTCGTTTGAATACGTGAAGGAACGCGATGACGGCTTTGCGAATGGTGCGGCCTTCGTCGCTGAAGCCGCGCAGAAGCCCTTCGGCTCGACGTCTTTTGAGACGGTGACGGGTACGGTCAAGACGATCGCTCACCTTGCCCGCGTCTCGAAGCAGCTCATGGCGGACGGCCCTGCCCTCGTCGCCTACATCAATCAGCGCCTTGTCTACGGCGTTGATCTGGTGGTCGAAGACCAGCTGATTTCCGGCGACGGGACGAATCAGAATCTCACCGGCATCTTTACCACCGGAAACTTCACGCCCCACGGCGCGACGACGGCCGACCTTCCGGCGAAGAACGCAACACTCTTTGATCTGATCCTCTTTGCGAAGACCAAGGTTGAAAAGGCGTTCTTCCGTCCGAACATCATCCTGCTCAATCCGGTGAACTGGTCGCAGATGCTCATGGAGAAGAACGCCTCCGGCGACTACTACCTCGGGCACCCGGCTTCGGTCGCGCCGAAGACCCTGTGGGGCCTTCCGATCTGGACGACCCCGGCGATTCCGCAGGGCAAGTTCATGGTCGGTGACTTTACGCAGGCGGCCACGCTCTGGACGCGTCAGGGTATGACCGTCGAGCTCTTCGAACAGGACGTTGACAACGTGCAGAAGAACCTTGTGACGATCCGCGCCGAGCGCCGCCTCGGCTTCGGCATTGAGCGCGTGTCTGCTCTTGTCGGCGGCGATCTTGCGCTGCCGGCCGCGGCCGGCGCTACCGGAAAGTAA
- a CDS encoding head-tail connector protein, with translation MSVEVSTALPAVTLDEAKLHLRVESTADDDLISALILACTQMAEHELQRGLVTREGTDGYGDSPEAVPAAIRQWILVHVAYYYEHRQSAVEGTLSPLPFVSALLDPFRTWA, from the coding sequence ATGAGCGTGGAAGTTTCGACGGCTCTTCCTGCGGTGACTTTGGACGAAGCCAAGCTTCATCTGAGAGTTGAGAGCACGGCTGATGACGATCTCATCTCCGCGCTCATCCTTGCCTGTACGCAGATGGCCGAGCATGAGCTGCAGCGCGGGCTCGTCACGCGCGAGGGGACCGATGGCTACGGCGATTCTCCGGAAGCCGTCCCGGCCGCTATCCGGCAGTGGATTCTGGTGCACGTGGCCTACTACTACGAGCACCGCCAGTCGGCCGTAGAGGGGACGCTTTCTCCGCTCCCTTTCGTATCGGCGCTTCTTGATCCCTTCAGAACTTGGGCGTGA
- a CDS encoding phage head completion protein yields MDFPEIGDLSRRVKILVREHIPNRQNGFSPETVCKDEVWGKLEVVGSGMYFGTKQVESTVTHRVYVRRYDGRTRPQDLYGVTELEIDGVRYRVQRVADVAGACRFTVMDVEEKGDVGKRSGRPRISDY; encoded by the coding sequence ATGGACTTTCCAGAAATTGGAGATCTCTCCAGGCGCGTGAAGATTCTCGTGCGCGAACACATTCCGAATCGGCAGAACGGTTTCTCTCCGGAAACAGTCTGCAAGGATGAGGTGTGGGGAAAGCTCGAGGTGGTTGGTTCCGGGATGTATTTCGGAACGAAGCAGGTCGAGTCCACGGTCACGCACCGCGTCTATGTCCGCCGTTACGACGGGAGGACGCGGCCGCAGGACCTTTACGGCGTCACAGAGCTGGAGATTGATGGGGTGCGCTATCGAGTCCAAAGAGTTGCGGATGTCGCTGGTGCCTGTCGATTCACGGTAATGGACGTTGAGGAGAAGGGAGATGTTGGTAAGCGCTCAGGTAGACCGAGGATTTCGGACTATTGA
- a CDS encoding phage tail terminator protein, with amino-acid sequence MRLDPIIAALRRRCPSFGNRFAGAAEWAGLTEDEAPALPAAYVVPLAEEASGNESRVAYQQTVTNTFAVIVLVSNACDERGQKAFDSIEGLKLEIFRGLLSWRQEPADEFGEIVYSGGQVIYMDDARLAFQYEFSFETYIDTEETWQGEDLAQLGPLEGADIKVDCIDPSTKKNQPDGQIEATMKVEL; translated from the coding sequence ATGAGATTAGATCCGATTATTGCGGCGCTTCGGAGGCGATGTCCGTCCTTTGGAAACCGCTTTGCCGGGGCCGCTGAGTGGGCCGGACTTACAGAAGATGAAGCGCCGGCGCTCCCGGCGGCGTATGTGGTCCCGCTTGCCGAAGAAGCTTCCGGAAACGAGTCTCGGGTGGCCTACCAGCAGACCGTGACGAACACCTTTGCCGTGATCGTTCTGGTGAGCAACGCCTGCGATGAGCGAGGCCAGAAAGCATTCGACTCGATAGAAGGGCTGAAGCTCGAAATTTTCCGGGGCCTTCTCAGCTGGCGGCAGGAACCGGCTGATGAGTTCGGCGAAATCGTCTACTCGGGCGGGCAGGTGATCTACATGGACGATGCCCGCCTGGCGTTTCAGTACGAATTCTCTTTCGAGACGTACATCGACACGGAAGAGACGTGGCAGGGCGAGGACCTTGCGCAACTCGGCCCTCTCGAGGGTGCAGACATCAAGGTTGATTGCATCGATCCTTCGACGAAGAAGAATCAGCCGGACGGACAAATTGAAGCAACTATGAAGGTGGAGTTATGA
- a CDS encoding phage tail sheath subtilisin-like domain-containing protein, whose protein sequence is MSVSFNTIPSGIRVPLFYAEVDNSAAFTPSESTQSLLIGQMLATGTAEAGKPVTVSTAAMAKQLFGRGSMLARMVAAYRTVDSFGQLVCIPLADVTNSVAASAEVTFSGNATEAGTLSFYIGGSRVQVSVAEGAEAGVVAQALADAISLQKDLPVTAGAADAVCTITARNRGSLGNGILLALNLRGLINGEKTPMGLGIELAAMTGGTADPDIAAAVEAMGDAQYDFIGVPYSDAAVLDAFQTEMNDTSGRWAPFRQIYGHVYTAKRGDVNALKTFGNARNDQHCTIVGVEPELPTPIEEVLAAYLARTSVFISADPARPTQTGVLTGVMAAPSESRFITTDRQTLLENGIATLTTTSGTVMIERAVTTYQRNSFGDADASYLDSETMHTLAYVLRRMKSLITTKYARHKLANDGTRYGAGQAIVTPSVIRGELVALYRQLELSGIVENADLFKQYLIVERNADNPNRLDVLFPPDLVNQLRIFAVLNQFRLQYAEE, encoded by the coding sequence ATGAGTGTTTCTTTCAACACCATTCCGAGCGGCATTCGAGTGCCGCTTTTTTATGCCGAGGTAGACAATTCCGCGGCATTCACGCCGTCGGAGAGCACTCAGAGCCTCCTGATCGGCCAGATGCTCGCCACGGGCACGGCGGAGGCCGGGAAGCCGGTGACGGTTTCGACCGCGGCCATGGCGAAACAGCTTTTCGGTCGCGGTTCTATGCTTGCCCGTATGGTGGCCGCCTATCGCACGGTCGATAGCTTCGGCCAGCTTGTTTGCATTCCGCTCGCTGACGTGACGAACTCCGTAGCCGCCTCGGCAGAGGTGACTTTCTCCGGAAATGCGACTGAAGCCGGTACCCTGAGCTTCTACATTGGCGGTTCGCGCGTGCAGGTCTCCGTAGCAGAAGGCGCGGAGGCCGGTGTTGTCGCGCAAGCGCTTGCCGACGCGATTTCGCTCCAGAAGGACCTTCCGGTTACGGCTGGGGCGGCTGATGCGGTCTGCACGATTACGGCCAGAAACAGGGGTTCGCTCGGGAACGGCATCCTGCTTGCGCTCAACCTTCGCGGGCTCATCAACGGTGAAAAGACCCCGATGGGGCTTGGCATCGAGCTTGCGGCTATGACGGGCGGTACTGCCGACCCCGATATCGCCGCCGCTGTAGAGGCGATGGGCGATGCGCAGTATGACTTCATCGGCGTTCCCTATTCGGATGCCGCGGTGCTTGACGCCTTCCAGACGGAGATGAACGACACGTCCGGCCGCTGGGCGCCGTTCCGGCAGATCTACGGCCACGTATATACGGCAAAGCGCGGCGACGTGAATGCGCTGAAGACTTTCGGCAACGCCCGAAACGATCAGCACTGCACGATTGTGGGGGTTGAGCCGGAGCTTCCGACCCCGATTGAAGAGGTGCTCGCGGCCTATCTCGCCCGGACGTCGGTGTTCATTTCAGCTGACCCCGCGCGGCCCACGCAGACGGGCGTGCTCACCGGCGTGATGGCCGCTCCTTCCGAGAGCCGCTTTATCACGACCGACAGGCAGACGCTTCTTGAAAACGGCATTGCGACGCTTACGACGACATCCGGCACGGTCATGATCGAGCGCGCGGTGACGACCTATCAGCGCAACAGTTTCGGCGACGCGGACGCATCGTATCTCGACAGCGAAACGATGCACACGCTCGCATACGTGCTTCGCCGCATGAAGTCGCTCATCACGACCAAGTACGCACGCCACAAGCTCGCGAACGACGGGACCCGCTACGGTGCCGGACAGGCGATCGTGACGCCTTCGGTGATCCGCGGCGAGCTGGTGGCGCTCTATCGGCAGCTCGAGCTTTCGGGGATTGTCGAGAATGCGGATCTCTTCAAGCAGTACCTGATTGTCGAAAGGAATGCAGACAATCCGAATCGGCTGGATGTCCTCTTCCCGCCCGATCTCGTCAATCAGCTCCGCATCTTTGCGGTCCTCAATCAGTTCCGTCTTCAGTACGCGGAGGAATAA
- a CDS encoding phage tail tube protein gives MGKRLAGTCYFKVDGEQLELQGDLEFPFNSVTRETMASTTGVVGFKETVTVPYVAGTFIVPESFPVSKLMESTAMTITAECANGMVYTLSEAFMVGDIPYKPIDGTVALRFEGTAGELA, from the coding sequence ATGGGAAAGAGACTAGCCGGCACCTGCTACTTCAAGGTGGACGGAGAACAGCTCGAACTTCAGGGGGACCTTGAGTTCCCCTTTAACTCGGTGACGCGCGAGACCATGGCCTCGACCACCGGCGTCGTCGGCTTCAAGGAGACGGTGACGGTCCCGTACGTCGCGGGCACGTTCATCGTCCCGGAGAGCTTCCCCGTCAGCAAGCTGATGGAGTCAACGGCGATGACGATTACCGCAGAGTGCGCGAACGGCATGGTTTACACGCTTTCGGAGGCATTCATGGTGGGCGACATTCCATATAAGCCCATTGACGGTACGGTGGCGCTGCGCTTTGAGGGCACCGCAGGAGAACTTGCATGA
- a CDS encoding phage tail assembly protein — translation MIYALTTPIEIAGKEVTELDLKEERLDTKLIKRLGFPFTVGADLTPAPRPSVCADYISRLAAISPSEVEKLSPRDFMAICWALISFFGEQAGSTSQD, via the coding sequence ATGATCTACGCACTGACAACGCCGATTGAGATTGCGGGCAAGGAAGTCACGGAGCTCGATCTCAAGGAAGAGAGGCTCGACACGAAGCTTATCAAGCGGCTCGGGTTCCCCTTCACGGTTGGCGCGGATCTGACGCCGGCGCCCCGCCCGAGCGTTTGCGCGGACTACATCTCCCGCCTCGCGGCTATTTCGCCCTCTGAGGTCGAGAAGCTCAGCCCCAGGGATTTCATGGCGATTTGCTGGGCGCTGATTAGTTTTTTCGGGGAGCAGGCGGGCTCGACGTCTCAGGACTAG